The region CCTCTTTTAAGTACTttatgaccaagaaggatgctaacctcacttgattCGATGGGTCttattattgcaagagtttgatatggaaattgGTGACAAAAAGGAGACAGAAAATCTAGTTGCggatcatttatctagattggaaaaagGAGAAGAGCCTAATGAGAAAGAGGAACAAATTGATGAAAACTTCCTGGAtgaacagttaattaccattgaAAGTGAAGAAAATCTACCTTGGTTTGCTGATTATGTCAATTATTTGGCAGCTATAGATGTACCTTCGGACATGTCAAGGCAACAACTCAAAAGGTTATATTTGGAAGCCAAGCATTATTCTTGAGATGAGCCCATTCTCTTTCGTCATTGTGCTGATCAAGTAATTAGAAGATGTGTTCCAGAAGAGGAGATGATTTTCATTCTTACTCATTGCCATACTTtacattgtggtggtcactttggaGGAACATTGACAACAGTAAAAGttttgcaatgtgggttttattggcctatGTTTTTTAAAGATGCTAGTGCCTTGGTCAGGAGTTGTGATCATTCCAAAGGATTGATaacatatcaagaagagatcagATGCCAATGACTAGAATTCTAgaagttgagttgtttgatgtgtggggaatagattttatgggacctttcccgtCATCTAATAATAACAAGTAAATTTTGCTGGCAgtaaattaagtttctaaaagGGTGGAAGCTGCAGcgactcctacttgtgatggtaagTAGGTACTTAAATtcctttataaaaatatttttacatgtttgGGTACTCAAACATCAATTATTAGTGACAGAGGAAGTCATTTCTGCAACAAGTCATTCACAACTCTATGCGCAAGTTATGGAGTTCATCATTGAAAGGCCTTGTTCTCTCATCCACCTATAAATGGTCAAGCAGAAGTGTCAAATCAGGAGATAAAAAGTATTTTGGAGAAGACTGTAAATACATCAAGGAAGGATTGGTCAAATTTTTTTGATGATTCATTGTGGCATATTGCACGACTTTCAAGACTccgattggtatgtcaccatatcgacTGGTGTTTGGAAAGACATGACATTTACCAGTGGAACTTGAGAACCAAGCTTATTGGGAAGTAAAAAAACTAAACGTTGATCTATTTATGGCAGGACAGAATAGGCTTCTAGAGTTGAACGAGCTTGATGAATTTcgaaatgaagcctatgagaatgcAGAGACTtataaagaaaattctaaggaATTTCATGATAAAAGGATAATTAGGAAGGATTTCCAACAGGGAGACAAGGTGCTATTATTTAATTCTCGATTGAAGCTTTTTCCAGGAAAATTAATGTCGAGATGGTATAGACCATTCATATTTGTTGTCTTATTGCCGTATGGAGCGGTGAGGATTCATAGCGAGAAGACGGGACActttaaggtgaatggtcagagattgaagcacTATTTGGAAGGGCCGGTGGAAAAATGCTAGTCTGTGTTTCTTTTGGAACCCCTTTGAATTAGGtattcagcgtccggctaaatgacattTATAGCAAGAAGACCATGCATAGTTTTTGTCTTATTGCTTTTGGAACCCCTttgtaaaatttatttatttatttttgttttattttttgagTAAAATGAATGTAAAAAAAACCATGCAATTcatgaaaatgtcatttt is a window of Humulus lupulus chromosome 4, drHumLupu1.1, whole genome shotgun sequence DNA encoding:
- the LOC133832903 gene encoding uncharacterized protein LOC133832903 produces the protein MAGQNRLLELNELDEFRNEAYENAETYKENSKEFHDKRIIRKDFQQGDKVLLFNSRLKLFPGKLMSRWYRPFIFVVLLPYGAVRIHSEKTGHFKVNGQRLKHYLEGPVEKC